The following coding sequences are from one Onychostoma macrolepis isolate SWU-2019 chromosome 24, ASM1243209v1, whole genome shotgun sequence window:
- the dipk2ab gene encoding divergent protein kinase domain 2Ab isoform X2 codes for MVAVNYVGEELWSFFNAPWEKRVDLAKQLMDIAEQLTNNDFDFALYLLDVSFDNFAVGPRDGKVIVVDAENVVVADKRLIKQNKPENFDVWYESKFEECDKEACLSFSKDMLCSRVTVDHNYYAICQNLLSRYAVWRGSSGGLLHDPPPHIAKDGQLEALLDECANPKKRYGRFQAAKELREYLTQLSGTAR; via the exons ATGGTGGCGGTGAACTACGTGGGCGAGGAGCTGTGGAGTTTCTTCAATGCTCCCTGGGAAAAGAGAGTAGACCTGGCCAAGCAATTGATGGACATTGCGGAGCAGCTTACTAACAACGACTTCGACTTTGCTCTCTATCTGCTGGACGTCAGCTTTGATAACTTCGCCGTGGGCCCGCGGGACGGGAAGGTCATCGTGGTGGATGCGGAGAATGTTGTGGTGGCTGACAAGAGGTTGATCAAACAGA ATAAGCCTGAGAACTTTGACGTCTGGTACGAGAGCAAGTTTGAGGAGTGCGACAAGGAGGCCTGTCTCTCCTTCTCTAAAGACATGTTGTGCTCGCGGGTCACAGTGGATCACAATTATTACGCCATCTGTCAAAATCTGCTTTCACGATATGCTGTGTGGCGGGGCAGCTCCGGCGGACTTCTTCACGACCCCCCCCCACACATAGCCAAAGACGGCCAGCTCGAAGCCCTGTTGGACGAATGCGCCAACCCTAAAAAGCGGTACGGCCGATTCCAGGCAGCTAAAGAACTGCGCGAGTACCTAACCCAGCTAAGCGGTACCGCTAGGTAA